The sequence GGACCGACCAGATCGGTTCAAAGAGGCAGAATTAGGACGTGGCTGTGAATAGCAAGCCATGTCATTGAGAACTAGTTGCTGGGCATCAAAATCCTGCAACATGTTAAAATCCTCAGGCGGAATGTCTCGTGCACTAAGGGAAGACCTCAGACGGCTAGACTGCAGATTGCTTCCAGGTAGATGAAGAGTAGGGACATTTGGTTGAGGCCATGGTGCAGATGGATGAGACATTCCATTGGCAGTGGGGGACATGGGTTGATTAAATGCAGAAGGAGACATCACAGAGTGTGCTGAGGGTGAACCAGGAAAAAGGTTCAGCGCTGCAGCCATGTCCATCACACTAGCTGCAGAAGCAGCTGACCGAGGAGATGGGACTGCAGATCCAGTAGAGACATACAAGGGCCTAAGCTCCTCCGTAGTATGGGCAAAAAAGCAGATTCGTCTAGCACAGCTTGTACCATCCTTGCACAGGCGGGTACGATACTGAGCAGGGTGTAGCCAGCACTCAAACACCCCATGAGCATATTCGCACATATCACCGCGTCGGCATGCCCCCTTGCGAAATTCAGGACAAGGCACACAGCTATAGTGGTACTTCCTTGGATCTCTTCTACGAGCGTTCTCTCCAGGGTGGACAAATGGGCACTCTGTCCAGTCATGTGAATAGGCCCTAGAACATGGCCGAACCTTAAAAGAGAACATGCGGAACTCATCCGTTGAATATATACTATTCTGGATGTCAGGGAGAGACGGATCTATTGGATACTCTTTTTTCTCTCGTGCAGAATTAGCAGGGAGGTCACTGAACTTCGATGCCATAGGGGAAGACGAGGACTCCAATGATGAACAAGGAGATCCATTTTCTGGCGATGAGGAGAGAATAGGAGAGGATGCATCTGAAGTAGCCACAGATACTGTCAATTTGCAGTCACCAACTGAGCCATCAGATGAATTGTTCAGAAGCAGTTTTTCAATAGAAGCTCTAGTACCAGGAAGCTTTGGTGGAACAACAATCACATCAGCTGGCCGCTGGCCATTAGCATCCTCAACATTAGGATCACCACCAGCTGACAGTAGCAACTTAACTGCATCAATAACATTGCCAGAACCACTAGAGGCTGCACAGTGAAGAGCAGTCCACTTGTTTGGACCACAAGCACGGTTAACGTCAACCACAGGATTAGAGATAATCAACTTCAAAACATCTAAACTTCCATAAGTGGCAGCTACCATTAAAGGAGTCCTCTCCTCATTAACAATCTGCTTTGCACCTTTCTTGCGAACCAACCATAGCCCCACCTCATCAATAGCAGAAGCATCGAGCTCAACAGATCTTTTAAAACCTTCGAGATCGTTGTTTGCAGCAAGTTCAAGCAAACTAGAAAAAGAATCTTCAGTCTCAACGGTGAGTTTAGTAATACCCTTCATACTAGATGTAGAATCAGTAACAGATTGGTTGGGTCTTTCTGGGCCAGTGCACATGCTTCAGTCAACTGCAagtcaaaaatcaagaaattaaaagaagaatACAGCACCATATCTAGTAAAAATTTCCAAGCACCATCTTTCTAGAATTAAATGTTTGTCAAATACAGATCaataaaattgaatgaaataGAATAGAACAAATCTAATTCAACAATACACCAGACTGACAATATCAAAAACTCAGAATCTTCCCAAAACCCAATAGAAAATTTACTAAACTGCCATAAATAAAAGGGTCAGGAATCAGTAGGGAGAGCTGAGGGGGGAGAAAATATAACtctaaaaacaagaaaattgtCATATTAGGTACAACTAAACTCACCTAACCTTCCCAAAAACTAATGAAAATATACGAACCTGTAAACAGATAGACACTACATGATAGAAAGGTAGACTgaagaaatttattttgtacAGACATATATAGAGGTAATTTTCTCGTAAGCATTCCATGTCACattaaatttcatacttttactaataaatttatttaactctATAAAATAAGAAGTCTCTATTAATTTTGAACacattaagttattattttttataaaatatcaacGAACAGGGGTTAACTTTCATGCTAATCTTTGCCTTTTAACATACCTTAAGTATAACATTTAATTATAATCCCTGATTCAGTTTCTTTTCTGGTAATATCTCCATCTTTTTCACTTGAATAGGCACATAAGTTGTAAAACATTAAAAACTGCGAATTcaaccatgaaaataaataataaaatttcaaactgTGTTCTCTTTTGTC comes from Solanum pennellii chromosome 1, SPENNV200 and encodes:
- the LOC107003739 gene encoding zinc finger CCCH domain-containing protein 30-like, with translation MCTGPERPNQSVTDSTSSMKGITKLTVETEDSFSSLLELAANNDLEGFKRSVELDASAIDEVGLWLVRKKGAKQIVNEERTPLMVAATYGSLDVLKLIISNPVVDVNRACGPNKWTALHCAASSGSGNVIDAVKLLLSAGGDPNVEDANGQRPADVIVVPPKLPGTRASIEKLLLNNSSDGSVGDCKLTVSVATSDASSPILSSSPENGSPCSSLESSSSPMASKFSDLPANSAREKKEYPIDPSLPDIQNSIYSTDEFRMFSFKVRPCSRAYSHDWTECPFVHPGENARRRDPRKYHYSCVPCPEFRKGACRRGDMCEYAHGVFECWLHPAQYRTRLCKDGTSCARRICFFAHTTEELRPLYVSTGSAVPSPRSAASAASVMDMAAALNLFPGSPSAHSVMSPSAFNQPMSPTANGMSHPSAPWPQPNVPTLHLPGSNLQSSRLRSSLSARDIPPEDFNMLQDFDAQQLVLNDMACYSQPRPNSASLNRSGRSKTLTPSNLEELFSAEMNSSPRYSDQAAACGVFSPSHKSAYFNQFQHQQNMLSPINTNVFSPKNIEHPLLQASFGVSSPGRMSPRSMEPISPMSARLSAFAQREKQQQQLRSLSSRDLGSNNAPVVGSPVGNSWSNWGSPNEKVDWSVNGSGLRQLPRSSSIEQLNTGEEPDLSWVQSLVKESPTEIKEKQAAPNSVAAPSGESLKTSSQIDSVDNSVLGAWLEQMQLDQLVA